GGTCGGTCTGGCCCAGATGTTAGGCGGCCTGGTGACTAATCTCGAACACGGGGCCGTAGCCGGTATTCATATATTGGCTCGATAGGATTAGAAATCGGCATTAGTAAACTATCATGTCCCATGGGGCGCCACAAATCATGAAAATGGTTTTCGCCGAACACCGAACACTGAACGACGAACGTTATTTTTGAATTATCTGAGGGGTGTGGGATGATTAAAAAATTTAATCATGTCGGGATCGCCGTTAAGGAACTGGAGAAGGCCATTGACTTCTTCGAAAAAACTTATGGCGCCAAACTCATCAAGCGGGACCGGTATGAAGATCAGCAGTTTGAAACGGCCCTGGTGGAGATCAATGCCATGCGTCTGGAATTGATCGCCGGTCTTTCTCCGGAAAGTTTTATCGCCCGTTTCATCAAAGACCGGGGAGAAGGGATTCACCATATGTCCCTGGAGGT
This is a stretch of genomic DNA from Deltaproteobacteria bacterium. It encodes these proteins:
- a CDS encoding VOC family protein, producing MIKKFNHVGIAVKELEKAIDFFEKTYGAKLIKRDRYEDQQFETALVEINAMRLELIAGLSPESFIARFIKDRGEGIHHMSLEVEQFEEVIKDLKAKGLKVLGEADNADFKACFIHPQGNLGILTEIIEPKREDTKAPTGIRTSTGG